The Gordonia sp. KTR9 genome contains a region encoding:
- a CDS encoding TetR/AcrR family transcriptional regulator: MSGGPGEADIRPATQQLDGWRDYGEPELPVPLAAALAAFAEQGYHGTSVREIAARANLSVPGLYHHYPSKQSLLQGLLERTMTDLLARSEAAILEAGPEPIRQFDAVVESLLRFHMYRREQAFVGSTEIRSLDDTYRPTYIGHRDRQQRMVDEIVFAGVEAGEFTTEYPKDAARAVATMCVGVSTWFKLDGLLGPDELIARNLQLARALVGYRVD; the protein is encoded by the coding sequence ATGAGTGGCGGACCCGGCGAAGCAGACATCCGTCCGGCAACGCAACAACTGGACGGCTGGCGCGACTACGGCGAGCCCGAACTCCCGGTTCCGTTGGCGGCGGCGCTGGCCGCTTTCGCCGAGCAGGGCTACCACGGCACCTCGGTTCGGGAGATCGCCGCGCGCGCCAATCTGTCGGTGCCGGGCCTCTACCACCACTACCCGTCGAAGCAGTCGTTGCTGCAGGGTCTGCTCGAGCGGACCATGACCGATCTGCTGGCGCGCTCGGAAGCCGCGATCCTCGAGGCCGGACCCGAACCGATCCGGCAGTTCGACGCCGTCGTCGAGTCGCTCCTCCGATTCCACATGTATCGACGGGAACAGGCGTTCGTCGGTTCCACCGAGATCCGCAGCCTCGACGACACCTACCGGCCCACCTACATCGGGCATCGGGACCGGCAGCAGCGGATGGTCGACGAGATCGTGTTCGCCGGCGTCGAGGCGGGCGAATTCACCACCGAGTACCCGAAAGACGCGGCGCGGGCCGTGGCCACCATGTGCGTCGGGGTGTCCACCTGGTTCAAGCTCGACGGCCTGCTGGGCCCGGATGAGCTCATCGCGCGCAATCTGCAGCTGGCCCGCGCGCTGGTCGGCTACCGGGTGGACTGA